One stretch of Pomacea canaliculata isolate SZHN2017 linkage group LG1, ASM307304v1, whole genome shotgun sequence DNA includes these proteins:
- the LOC112560179 gene encoding mitotic checkpoint serine/threonine-protein kinase BUB1-like translates to MDGSSEWELSKENVQPLRQGRQVSSLTCALQHTPTDSLHIKQSRDAFEKQLRLYQGDDPLDVWDSYIKWTEQNFPRGGKDGNLTDLLERCLKRFKDNEGYKNDPRFIRIWIKFASLMDDPLQIYAFMFDQNIGCALAALYEEWAGFLERLGHASKADQIYLEGIKREAQPIDLLKHKHQEFQIRMIRGMSRESLAETEEGDMEEQRIVLGQLKADRKNRVGTMRTGAIRMSATRSQVGLQSASQSSTQVQRTVQVFQDENQAPSLLQTGEWKTVPCREQTNRENDLVPDIWTKARVHQKKGVISCTPAPLTFKVHEDQEMVQPPRAPVLDTYALSSRKVEKPVHLLDPICKSESSNVERPAYCKDKIYCGTQEFSFEEIRALRVMERRRQKKLQEERDLMEKQLAEMRLMRDQMCKDMERMKEEALLLNQRQPTATHCMQLQLSAQDNAFHSSSSSSFNTMDFLSSSLMPTRNRQSLRLSQISSTVQVGAPSGHASTQLTPIHDMLASDNLERSCGSGTQFSLHQSHSDGRTPENNTSKHSLHSVSPTINTREALQMVQGMYNATLDCEKMVWTQEDITEATAPVPPVPVEIYDETKQNPSTSSIPIFCDQENRLPGLVFSQIKKDGPSLNLANVRKALPEKPMSTSSSLIRGGQFNTEDFMQEGTELYNNLTLTLAPVGSQDSFSAAARLASTPFGPSTNNSHGLPTFSLDSSKSIDPGKENGEMWKGKCHTEEQQSVSQCPDPHQQQTFLGHRTTAGNNHLSPITEGSTEGSTEESKSHAASSLGGSRTFFSTLAKTSAGHDNQGDFLSMTSRDYLNEESTEQHIIDTTAYIPLEQYEKAEALLSTSVCLDTHNPFDEATTRTLLSSVQPPISCRANYIACHQHVPNFSNCHFINLGEDTYQLAGLIGEGGFAKVYRATNFGNNFDDLSDDEMDSPSCVIKVQKPAAPWEFYICSVVHEQLSKLQIPMDIRPSLQEITHGYFYDDGSCLVSELCPLGSLLTLANSLKQDKKLLADLEPLAAFLAVQLLNIVHGLHRCNIIHGDIKPDNILLLQLPQVNKGSDIDKVFGHQTQVLRLVDFGQAIDMSLYPPGTTFLAKVKTSGFQCIEMMTDRPWTFQTDMFGLVGSLHVLIFGQYMKVYSSQGHWYITSSFQRKWKVDLWKKLFYQLLNIPDCDHQPDLLALSHQFQQHFVDNLLCDFRPLMARVTAVCQADSL, encoded by the exons GCCAGTCTCATGGATGACCCACTGCAAATCTATGCCTTTATGTTTGATCAAAATATTGGATGTGCACTGGCGGCTCTGTATGAAGAATGGGCAGGCTTTCTAGAACGCCTTGGCCATGCTAGCAAAGCAGACCAGATTTATCTCGAAGGCATCAAACGAGAGGCTCAGCCTATTGATCTTCTGAAGCACAAGCACCA AGAGTTTCAGATCCGTATGATTAGAGGCATGTCACGTGAGAGCCTTGCAGAGACTGAGGAAGGTGACATGGAAGAACAACGAATCGTGCTGGGGCAGCTGAAAGCTGACAGGAAAAACCGTGTTGGAACTATGAGGACAGGCGCAATCAGAATGA GTGCTACCAGAAGTCAAGTAGGGCTACAAAGTGCCTCACAGTCCAGTACTCAGGTGCAACGGACAGTGCAAGTATTTCAGGATGAAAATCAAGCTCCCAGCCTGCTTCAGACTGGGGAATGGAAGACAGTGCCATGTCGAGAACAAACCAACCGTGAGAATGATCTTGTTCCTGACATTTGGACTAAAGCCAGA GTGCATCAGAAAAAGGGTGTCATTAGTTGCACTCCAGCACCTCTGACTTTTAAGGTGCACGAGGATCAAGAGATGGTGCAGCCTCCAAG AGCTCCAGTACTTGACACTTATGCTCTCAGTTCACGCAAAGTTGAAAAGCCAGTGCATTTGTTGGATCCCATTTGTAAGAGTGAGTCTAGTAATGTAGAACGACCTGCTTATTGTAAAGACAAGATTTACTGTGGGACTCAGGAGTTTTCCTTTGAGGAAATCCGTGCTTTGAGAGTGATGGAGCGTCGGCGTCAGAAAAAGCTTCAAG AGGAACGTGATCTGATGGAAAAGCAATTGGCAGAGATGCGTTTGATGAGGGATCAGATGTGCAAAGACATGGAAAGGATGAAAGAGGAAGCATTGCTTTTGAAccaaag ACAGCCTACAGCAACTCACTGTATGCAGCTCCAATTATCTGCACAAGATAATGCCTTCCATTCAAGCAGTAGCAGTTCCTTCAACACCATGGACTTTCTGTCTTCGAGTCTGATGCCAACAAGAAATAGACAGTCTTTGAGATTATCACAGATCTCTTCTACGGTGCAGGTAGGAGCACCATCAGGACATGCTAGTACGCAGCTAACTCCCATTCATGACATGCTGGCTTCAGATAACTTGGAAAGGTCATGTGGCAGTGGGACACAATTTAGCCTCCATCAATCTCATTCTGATGGACGCACTCCTGAGAACAACACTTCTAAGCAT AGCTTGCACTCAGTCTCGCCTACCATCAACACAAGGGAGGCACTGCAAATGGTACAGGGCATGTATAATGCTACACTGGACTGTGAGAAAATGGTATGGACACAAGAGGACATTACTG AAGCAACAGCACCTGTGCCACCTGTTCCTGTGGAAATCTACGATGAAACTAAGCAGAATCCTTCCACTTCATCCATCCCAATATTTTGCGACCAGGAGAACAG ACTTCCAGGATTAGTTTTTAGCCAGATAAAGAAAGATGGTCCTTCTCTAAATCTGGCTAATGTAAGAAAAGCCCTTCCGGAAAAACCAATGTCTACTTCATCTAGCTTGATTCGG GGTGGTCAGTTTAACACAGAAGATTTCATGCAGGAAGGGACAGAGCTGTACAATAACCTGACCTTAACCCTGGCACCTGTTGGCTCCCAAGATAGCTTTAGTGCTGCTGCTCGTTTAGCGTCTACTCCATTTGGTCCATCCACTAATAACAGCCATGGCCTTCCTACTTTTTCACTTGACTCCAGCAAGTCTATTGA TCCAGGAAAAGAGAACGGTGAGATGTGGAAGGGAAAATGCCACACAGAAGAGCAACAATCAGTTTCCCAATGTCCTGACCCTCACCAGCAGCAAACATTTCTGGGTCATCGCACCACAGCAGGCAACAATCATCTGAG TCCCATAACAGAAGGAAGCACTGAGGGAAGCACTGAGGAGTCCAAGTCCCATGCAGCTAGCTCCCTTGGGGGTTCTCGCAcctttttttctactttagcTAAGACCTCGGCAGGACATGACAACCAAGGAGATTTCCTTTCTATGACTTCACGTGATTATCTCAATGAGGAGAGCACTGAACAGCACATCATTGATACTACTGCTTACATTCCATTAGAGCAGTATGAGAAAGCAGAAGCACTTCTGTCGACATCTGTCTGTCTGGACACACATAATCCATTTGATGAGGCCACCACAAGGACACTGCTCAGCTCTGTACAGCCTCCGATCAGCTGTAGAGCTAACTACATAGCATGCCATCAACATGTCCCTAATTTCAGCAACTGCCATTTCATCAATCTGG GAGAAGACACCTACCAACTAGCTGGCTTGATTGGGGAAGGGGGCTTTGCTAAAGTATATCGTGCTAcaaattttggaaacaattttGATGATCTGTCTGATGATGAGATGGATTCCCCATCCTGTGTTATAAAG GTCCAGAAACCTGCTGCACCTTGGGAATTTTACATCTGTTCTGTCGTCCATGAGCAGTTGTCCAAACTCCAAATCCCCATGGACATT CGACCTTCACTGCAGGAGATAACCCATGGCTACTTCTATGACGATGGAAGTTGTCTTGTGAGCGAACTATGTCCCCTCGGCTCTTTGCTG ACACTTGCCAACTCgctgaaacaagacaaaaagcTGTTGGCTGACCTTGAACCACTAGCTGCATTTTTGGCAGTGCAGCTGTTAAACATTGTGCATGGGCTCCACCGCTGTAACATTATCCATGGAGACATCAAGCCTGACAATATTCTTCTTCTACAAct tcccCAGGTAAATAAGGGAAGTGATATAGACAAAGTGTTTGGTCATCAGACTCAGGTGCTGCGGCTTGTAGATTTTGGACAAGCTATTGACATGTCCCTTTACCCTCCTGGCACCACTTTCCTGGCCAAAGTAAAGACTTCAGGCTTCCAGTGTATCGAGATGATGACCGACCGACCATGGACATTTCAG ACAGACATGTTTGGGCTTGTGGGCTCACTGCATGTGTTAATTTTTGGACAGTACATGAAGGTTTACTCCTCTCAGGGCCACTGGTACATCACTAGCAGCTTCCAGCG GAAATGGAAGGTTGACTTGTGGAAGAAGCTGTTTTACCAGCTGCTCAACATTCCAGATTGTGACCACCAGCCAGATCTTCTGGCACTCAGCCACCAGTTCCAGCAGCACTTTGTGGACAATCTTCTTTGTGACTTTCGACCTTTAATGGCCCGCGTTACTGCTGTGTGCCAGGCAGACAGTCTCTAG